A region from the Acidimicrobiales bacterium genome encodes:
- the nadD gene encoding nicotinate-nucleotide adenylyltransferase, which translates to MTTRIGVFGGTFDPVHVGHLVAAVNARYTLELDRVLLVVANEPWQKADERPVTPAVDRFALVAAAVSESEGIEASDLEIRRGGPSYTADTVIELGALHAGAELFVIVGADVVPGLSTWQRVDEVRELATLVVVNRPGAAAVDIATSPHLRGFRAVAIEVPALEISSTDLRDRAATGRPLDFLVPGPAVRLLRERGLYALSR; encoded by the coding sequence GTGACGACCCGCATCGGCGTCTTCGGGGGCACCTTCGACCCGGTGCACGTCGGCCATCTCGTCGCCGCCGTGAACGCCCGCTACACCCTCGAGCTCGACCGCGTCCTCCTCGTCGTCGCCAACGAGCCGTGGCAGAAGGCAGACGAGCGCCCCGTCACCCCCGCGGTCGACCGCTTCGCGCTCGTCGCCGCGGCGGTCTCGGAGAGCGAGGGGATCGAGGCCTCCGACCTCGAGATCCGCCGCGGCGGCCCCTCCTACACCGCGGACACCGTGATCGAGCTCGGGGCGCTTCACGCCGGCGCCGAGCTGTTCGTGATCGTCGGGGCCGACGTCGTGCCCGGCCTCTCGACCTGGCAGCGCGTCGACGAGGTGCGCGAGCTCGCGACCCTCGTCGTCGTCAACCGCCCCGGCGCAGCGGCCGTCGACATCGCGACGAGCCCGCACCTCAGGGGCTTCCGTGCGGTGGCGATCGAGGTCCCGGCCCTCGAGATCTCGAGCACGGACCTGCGCGACCGGGCGGCGACGGGGCGCCCGCTCGACTTCCTCGTCCCGGGGCCGGCGGTCCGCCTGCTACGCGAACGCGGCCTGTACGCTCTCAGCAGATGA